The DNA region CTCTTGCAACTTTTTCCATCTCATCACAAAAGACATCAATATCACTAATGTTTGATAGGTCGTCTACTAACTTTCCTTCACTGTACTTAATGATATCTACATATGGTGGATGAGTGAGTACGAAGTCTACAGTATTATCTTTTATTTTTGATAGGTTACGTGAATCCCACTTGAATCCTCTTTGCCACGCTTTATTATCAACCTTAAAATTTAGAGATTTCTTTGTACGATCAAGTGCTACTTGATTCACGTCAGAATAAATAATATTTCTATTCAGAATCCTTGCCTCAATTGCTGTAGTACCACCACCAATCATTGAATCAAGTAAAACATCACCTTCTTTTGAGTATCGAAGAATGAGATTTCGAGCTACTTCTGGGGACCAGTTACCCCGCCAATCTGATGTATGAGTTGCCCAATTACCACGACGAGGAAAAGCCCAGACCGTTGTACATTCTAGTTCGAATTCTTCCGGGTGCAGTTTTAATTCTGTAGCTTTCTTTATTGCCATGGGTATTTACCATTCTAGTTCATTTAGCGCACCGGATTCGAGCATGTTTAGGTTGAATACATACTCGTTATGGTTATATGTTTCTTCAAGTGGTCTCTTGGTTGTGTTCCAGCCTAATCCATCAGTTATCCAGATGAAATCAATATCCTGAGACTTCAGTTCATCATTTAGACTTTTAAATTCTCCACAAACAGCTTTTAATTTTGAGCCACCGCCATTGTAAAAGTTTGCTTCAAATAATTTAAGCTTTTTATTGCTTGTATTATAAATTGCAAAATCAAAGCTTCTTTCTGACTTGTCTACTTTTATATCAAAACCCCATTTAGCCTTTATCGCACTAGGACGTGCCTGTGCAAGACATTCATATCCATTTTTATTACAAAAATCAGTGAGAAATGTTCCTATTATTTCTTCCATCAGAGTACCGCCACGATTCTTACGACCATTACTGTCGAGACCGACTTCTACGCCCATAACATAATCAACGAGATTCTTTATACCGTCTTTTTGAAATAGTTTTGCAAGACCTGATTTGCTTAGGAATTCAAAATATTTGTCAGCATCCTTTTCTTTACCAGAAAAATCGAAGAATTCGGAGTTCTTTGTAGCCTTATCAAATATTTCTAGTTTGTTTTCTCTAACCGCTAATAGAACAGGTAGAGCTTTTATTATGTCTGGGTTTGAGCTATATAGTTTTACAAATTCCTCTTTTAAATTTTCCTTACCGAGCAGGTAGTTAAGCTTATTTAGAGCTATCTCTAATTCTGAACTGTTAGAAAATACCTTGTTCCAATTGACGAAATAATCCCAAGTTTTAATTGAGCTTTTGAATGTTGTTATTAAGTTATTAAAATCTTTTTTCATGTTTAGTAATTTGTTATGAGAACCTCGGTGATTTTTCCTCTACCTGATCCTTTTGAGTTAATGGCTCGGCCAGCCTCAACCTTGTTAATTCGTATACCTTTGAAACCTGAATAAATCTTATTTATGAATGGCGTGTCTGAGTTCGAGAGCATTACGTAGCAACCTCGCTTATT from Candidatus Paceibacterota bacterium includes:
- a CDS encoding DNA methyltransferase, which gives rise to MAIKKATELKLHPEEFELECTTVWAFPRRGNWATHTSDWRGNWSPEVARNLILRYSKEGDVLLDSMIGGGTTAIEARILNRNIIYSDVNQVALDRTKKSLNFKVDNKAWQRGFKWDSRNLSKIKDNTVDFVLTHPPYVDIIKYSEGKLVDDLSNISDIDVFCDEMEKVAREFYRVLKPGKFCAILMGDTRRKKLYQPLAYKVMDRFLKSGLLLKEDIIKRQFNCKATGFWVTKSKESNFLLIMHEHLFVFQKI
- a CDS encoding type II restriction endonuclease, which translates into the protein MKKDFNNLITTFKSSIKTWDYFVNWNKVFSNSSELEIALNKLNYLLGKENLKEEFVKLYSSNPDIIKALPVLLAVRENKLEIFDKATKNSEFFDFSGKEKDADKYFEFLSKSGLAKLFQKDGIKNLVDYVMGVEVGLDSNGRKNRGGTLMEEIIGTFLTDFCNKNGYECLAQARPSAIKAKWGFDIKVDKSERSFDFAIYNTSNKKLKLFEANFYNGGGSKLKAVCGEFKSLNDELKSQDIDFIWITDGLGWNTTKRPLEETYNHNEYVFNLNMLESGALNELEW